The nucleotide sequence TGCGCGGGTCGAACCCGACCAGGTCGACGCCGCCGCCGCGCCAGACGGCGTAGGACAGATCGTTTTCCGCCTCGGAAGCCCGCCACTGGGCCACCACGGCGCACTGGACCAGGCGCGGGAAAGCGTCGTGGCCGATCGGCGAGGGCCCGAACAGCGAAGCATAGAGGCAGGGCGTCGACAGCAAGACCTTGAAGCCCACCGCCCGCTGGAAGGGATTGCCGTTCTGGTCGACACGATCCAGACGGCGGATCAGGTGGGCCGATATCAGGAAGTCCAGATACTTGCGAATGGTATTCTTGGCGATACCGGTGACCTTGGCGATCTCGTCGATGCTGATCTCGCGGCCCGTATTGAAGGCCAGCACGGTGAGAACCCGGTTGACCTCCTGGGCGTCGCTGATGCCGAACAGCCCGGGCAGATCCTTGTGCAACACCCGGTTGGTCAGGCCGTCGCGGATGAAGGTCGGCGCGGGCGCCCCCTCGGTCTTGCCCAGGATGCCTTCGGGAAAGCCGCCGAAGTTGATGTAGCGCATGAACTCCTCGTTGAGCACGGGGAGTAGCGTTTCCTTGAACACGGCCTTGCCGTGGGGCTTGCCGGCGCCGGGGCCGAAGAGCTTGTCCTCGCTGCCGCGGAAACGCAGGAATTCCACGAAAGTGAGCGGCGGCAGGACGAAGACCTGATAGCGCCCGCCACCCGCGTTCGCTTCGCCGCCCGCCGGCGCCCCGGCCGAAACCGCGCAGACGAATCGGGTGCGCGGCCGCATGCGCGCCAACTGCGACACCGTCTTCTGCCAGTCGGCCACATATTCGGCCTCGTCGAAGAATACGTAAAGTTCCGCCTCCGGCCCGTGACGGTAGCGGCGCAGGAACATCTCGAACAACACCGCCAAATCGGCCCCGGCCAGGCTGGGGGTGGTAAGCGAGGCGTAGAATACGTGGGTCGGCTTGACGCCGCCTTCGATCAGGCGGGCCACGGTCTGGCGCAGCATCACCGTCTTGCCGCCGCGCAAGGGGCCGGTCAGAACCAGGATGTCGCCGGCGCCGGCGCCCATCATGCGGTTGAAGAAGGACGGGAAGAAGATTCGCTGGGTGGAGGCGCGGAATTCGATGCGGGTGTCGGGCTTCAGGTCCCACCAGGGATTCTCGAAGACGAGACGCTGGAACAGGTCGTTGTCGGAGATGATATGCATGCGCCCCCGTCCCCTTCCAGGCTCTCCGGCGCTGGCTCGCCGACGCCCCAAGATCAGCTTTGTGATCTTACCTTCCCTAATTTTCTTTGTCGGCCAGAAAGGCCGTAAAGTCAAGGGGCTGGCCTCGCTCTGCCATCCCTCACTTTGAGCTTGCCTTGAAGAATCCATAATGGTGATGGTGAGCGTGCGCATCGGCGGGCGGGCGCTGCCGCTGGCCTGGCGGATCAAGGAGACCTAAGGCGCCATCGGCTTCGCTGACCAGCGGACGGCCTTGGAGACGGTCCTGCCCATGCTGCCTGAAGGGGTGAGGCCGGTGCTGATGGGAGACCGCTTCTACGGCTCGCCCGACCTGATCGCCTGGTGCCGGAGGCAGGGATGGAAATCGCCCTTTCCGAACCCCGGACCGTGCATCGGGCCTTCGATTACGGCCTGCACTGGGGCATCGAGGCCATGTTCTCCGACTTCAAGACCAGGGGGGCGGGCTGGAAGACAGCCAGATCAGATAAACGTCCGGCCGCTCCCCCCCGCAAGGCGGCGCGCAGCTTGATATCCCTCTTCACGCGCGACATCCAGCGCCTCCACTCCCCTGCCACTCCTCTGGCGGGACTGGAGAAACAGAGGGATGGCAAGCTTTGGCCAGCTTGCACCCTTGACGCCGCCCGGCGGGCGCCCCACATTGCCGTCACGCCCAGGGGAGCCCCGGCATAGGGGCTGAGATGCCGCGGATGTGCGCGCAAACCCTTCGAACCTGATCCGGGTCATGCCGGCGTAGGAATGGGAGACAGCCATGCCCGATTCGCTTCTCGACCGCTTGTCCGTCACCACCGGCCCGATTCCCGGGTCGCGCAAGGTCTACCAGCCGGGCCGCCTGCACCCGGACCTGAGGGTGCCGCAGCGCGAGATCGCGCTTTCGCCCACGGCCGGCGAGCCGCCGCTGTTCGTTTACGACACCTCGGGCCCCTATACCGACCCGGCGGCGGCCATCGACATCGCCAAGGGCTTGGCCCGCCTGCGCGAGCCCTGGATCCGCGCCCGCGGAATCGAGGAATACGAAGGGCGCGTCGTCCGCTCGGAAGACAACGGCGGCCAGAGCGTCACCCCCTTTTCGCAGCGCCACCGCCCCTTGCGCGGCCTGAAGGGCCGGCCGGTCACCCAGTTGGAACTGGCCCGCGCCGGCATCGTCACGCCGGAAATGGAATAC is from Magnetospirillum sp. WYHS-4 and encodes:
- a CDS encoding AAA family ATPase produces the protein MHIISDNDLFQRLVFENPWWDLKPDTRIEFRASTQRIFFPSFFNRMMGAGAGDILVLTGPLRGGKTVMLRQTVARLIEGGVKPTHVFYASLTTPSLAGADLAVLFEMFLRRYRHGPEAELYVFFDEAEYVADWQKTVSQLARMRPRTRFVCAVSAGAPAGGEANAGGGRYQVFVLPPLTFVEFLRFRGSEDKLFGPGAGKPHGKAVFKETLLPVLNEEFMRYINFGGFPEGILGKTEGAPAPTFIRDGLTNRVLHKDLPGLFGISDAQEVNRVLTVLAFNTGREISIDEIAKVTGIAKNTIRKYLDFLISAHLIRRLDRVDQNGNPFQRAVGFKVLLSTPCLYASLFGPSPIGHDAFPRLVQCAVVAQWRASEAENDLSYAVWRGGGVDLVGFDPRNGKPSAAFEMDWNDHYAQASKGPGNLIQFVKGSGGSAKAFILTHSLARPGRMQGVDITLAPASLYCYWLGRGRHPHRAETAEV